One genomic segment of Gemmatimonadales bacterium includes these proteins:
- a CDS encoding RtcB family protein, with protein sequence MQIFGTHEPKTLDQLRDVASRAERAALMADGHVGYVMPIGGVAAYRDRVSVVGVGFDIACGNAALRTDLTHATIADRLNPLADEIQSVISFGIGRTNRANDAPTDHPLFADAAWEAVPGKHERDALRKKAREQLGTVGSGNHYVDVFADESDRVWVGVHFGSRGLGHTVASGFMALAQNRQWGARVPERETLLEVHAPLGDAYWQLMNLAGRYAYAGREWVARKVVSILGGREVELVHNHHNFAWIEDHGGEQYYVVRKGATPAFPGQKGFVGGSMGDNAVIVQGAVAADPEIRRLQEAALFSTVHGAGRVMSRTEAAGKTNRRTGEVIRPGRVSHEMMSSWVRQKGVVLRGGGLDESPHVYRRLPDVLAAQRGTVEVLHTLRPLIVVMAGGREFDPYKD encoded by the coding sequence ATGCAGATCTTCGGCACGCACGAGCCCAAGACCCTAGACCAGCTGCGAGACGTGGCGTCGCGCGCCGAGCGGGCGGCGCTGATGGCGGACGGCCACGTGGGCTACGTCATGCCCATCGGCGGCGTGGCGGCGTACCGCGACCGGGTGTCGGTCGTGGGAGTAGGCTTCGACATCGCGTGCGGCAACGCCGCCCTCCGGACCGACCTCACGCACGCCACGATCGCGGACCGTCTCAACCCGCTGGCCGACGAGATCCAGAGCGTCATTTCGTTCGGGATCGGCCGGACGAACCGCGCGAACGACGCGCCCACCGATCACCCGCTCTTCGCGGACGCGGCCTGGGAGGCGGTCCCCGGCAAGCACGAGCGCGACGCGCTCCGGAAGAAGGCGCGCGAGCAGCTCGGAACCGTGGGGTCGGGCAACCACTACGTGGACGTGTTCGCGGACGAATCCGACCGCGTTTGGGTCGGGGTGCATTTCGGCAGCCGCGGGCTGGGCCACACCGTGGCGTCCGGCTTCATGGCGCTGGCGCAGAACCGCCAGTGGGGCGCGCGCGTTCCCGAGCGCGAGACCCTGCTCGAGGTCCACGCGCCGCTGGGTGACGCGTACTGGCAGCTGATGAATCTCGCCGGTCGCTACGCCTACGCCGGCCGCGAGTGGGTAGCGCGGAAGGTCGTGTCCATCCTCGGCGGTCGCGAAGTGGAACTGGTGCACAACCACCACAACTTCGCCTGGATCGAGGACCACGGCGGCGAGCAGTACTACGTCGTCCGCAAGGGCGCCACGCCGGCGTTCCCCGGCCAGAAGGGGTTCGTCGGCGGCTCGATGGGCGACAACGCCGTGATCGTGCAGGGCGCCGTGGCCGCCGACCCGGAGATCCGCCGGCTCCAGGAAGCCGCGCTCTTTTCCACGGTGCACGGCGCGGGACGGGTGATGAGCCGGACCGAGGCGGCGGGGAAGACCAACCGGCGCACCGGCGAGGTGATCCGGCCGGGCCGCGTCTCGCACGAGATGATGTCGTCGTGGGTGCGGCAGAAGGGGGTGGTGCTGCGCGGCGGGGGACTCGACGAGAGCCCGCACGTCTACCGCCGGCTGCCTGACGTCCTCGCTGCCCAGCGTGGCACCGTCGAGGTCCTGCACACGCTGAGGCCGCTGATCGTCGTGATGGCGGGCGGCCGGGAGTTCGATCCGTACAAGGACTGA
- a CDS encoding TlpA disulfide reductase family protein codes for MTPLTWMGALIASLALPARLAPSVPSVPSVPSMPSVPSVPAVPAAPGSPPSPAGSWRAVLDLAGGPLRFGIVIEAERRGGLRARLCNGSRCDPFSAVRQRGDSLVFEMADYAATITARIAGDSLTGDYHNVGSRGPRTIPFRAARGTWPAEAPAVRLLGRWDAWFETDGRRAPRRFEFRAAATGLEGTIVGSGGDFGLFWGRAEADSFDLAHFDGSFVYLLTGRLDGDTLRGVFHAGLRTQTPFVAVRSTGAPHLRPPAEVVRGDTAGPFRFSFPDLDGRIVTDADPRFRGKVVLVNIMGTWCPTCHDAEPALIGLWNRYHERGLEMVGLAYEVTGDTAVDGALVRRFRDKFGVPFPLLLAGISDAAAAGQPQLSGPIAFPTLIFLGRDGRVRRVHAGFYGPALGGQYERLVAELETIVERLLAEPAGD; via the coding sequence GTGACGCCGCTGACGTGGATGGGTGCCCTGATCGCGTCGCTCGCCCTGCCGGCGCGGCTCGCGCCTTCCGTGCCTTCCGTGCCCTCCGTGCCCTCCATGCCTTCCGTGCCCTCCGTGCCCGCCGTGCCCGCCGCACCAGGCTCCCCGCCGTCGCCGGCCGGATCGTGGCGGGCGGTGCTCGACCTGGCGGGAGGCCCGCTGCGGTTCGGCATCGTGATCGAGGCGGAGCGGCGCGGCGGCCTGCGTGCGCGCTTGTGTAACGGCTCCCGCTGCGACCCATTCTCGGCGGTTAGGCAGCGCGGCGACTCGCTCGTTTTTGAGATGGCGGACTACGCGGCGACGATCACGGCCCGCATCGCCGGAGATTCACTCACCGGCGACTATCATAATGTCGGAAGCCGCGGCCCGCGCACCATCCCATTCCGCGCCGCGCGCGGCACCTGGCCGGCGGAGGCTCCTGCCGTCCGGCTGCTCGGCCGGTGGGACGCGTGGTTCGAAACCGACGGCCGGCGGGCGCCGCGCCGGTTCGAGTTCCGCGCCGCCGCAACGGGCCTCGAAGGCACGATCGTCGGCTCGGGGGGAGACTTCGGACTTTTCTGGGGCCGCGCCGAGGCCGACAGCTTCGACCTGGCGCACTTCGACGGTTCGTTCGTCTACCTGCTCACGGGGCGATTGGACGGCGACACCCTGCGCGGGGTCTTCCACGCCGGCCTGCGCACCCAGACTCCGTTCGTCGCCGTTCGCAGCACCGGCGCGCCGCACCTGCGCCCGCCCGCCGAGGTCGTGCGGGGCGATACCGCGGGGCCGTTCCGCTTCAGCTTTCCCGATCTCGACGGCCGCATCGTCACCGACGCGGACCCGCGGTTCCGCGGCAAGGTCGTGCTGGTGAACATCATGGGCACCTGGTGTCCGACCTGCCACGACGCCGAGCCGGCGCTGATCGGGCTGTGGAACCGCTATCACGAGCGCGGCCTGGAGATGGTTGGGCTGGCCTACGAGGTCACGGGCGACACGGCAGTTGACGGCGCGTTGGTGCGCCGCTTCCGCGACAAGTTCGGCGTGCCGTTCCCGCTTCTCCTGGCGGGCATCAGCGATGCGGCCGCGGCGGGCCAGCCGCAGCTCTCCGGCCCGATCGCCTTCCCCACGCTCATCTTTCTCGGCCGCGACGGTCGCGTGCGCCGTGTGCACGCGGGCTTCTATGGCCCCGCCCTCGGCGGGCAGTACGAACGGCTCGTAGCGGAGCTCGAAACCATCGTGGAGCGGCTGCTTGCGGAGCCCGCCGGGGACTAG
- a CDS encoding amidohydrolase family protein codes for MRVIDFHNHFYPPAYLDELRAGRSSVRLTTDEESNPVLHYPGDYNVAVPGHRDISYRDGVLAHEGVDTQVLTFTTPGTHVETPARAVELARLVNDAFAAIARERGSRFTALATLPLNDPAASARELRRAMTEGGLRGAMLFSNVNGVALADPRYEPLYRAANELDAVLHIHPTAPVGVEAMTDYWLMPLVGFPFDTTLAAAKLVFSGVVEKYPRISWVLSHLGGAIPYIAERLDRGYHAFRDCRAHIGRPPSEYLKRFYYDTVNFDPGALRLAIEFAGAEHILAGSDYPHQIGSIPSMLESIRGLPLSEGEKAAILGGNAARLLALRDEN; via the coding sequence GTGCGCGTGATCGACTTCCACAACCACTTCTACCCGCCCGCGTACCTCGACGAGCTGCGGGCCGGACGCAGCAGCGTCCGCCTGACCACCGACGAGGAAAGCAACCCCGTCCTCCACTACCCCGGCGACTACAACGTCGCCGTTCCGGGACACCGCGACATCTCGTACCGCGACGGCGTGCTCGCGCACGAGGGCGTGGATACGCAGGTACTGACGTTCACTACGCCCGGCACGCACGTGGAGACACCGGCCCGGGCGGTGGAGTTGGCGCGCCTCGTGAACGACGCCTTCGCCGCGATCGCCCGGGAGCGCGGGTCGCGGTTCACGGCCCTCGCCACGCTGCCGCTGAACGATCCCGCCGCTTCGGCGCGAGAGCTCAGGCGGGCGATGACCGAGGGGGGCCTTCGCGGCGCGATGCTTTTCAGCAACGTGAACGGCGTGGCGCTCGCCGACCCACGCTACGAACCGCTCTACCGGGCCGCGAACGAGCTGGACGCGGTCCTCCACATCCACCCCACCGCTCCGGTAGGCGTGGAAGCGATGACGGACTACTGGCTGATGCCGCTGGTCGGGTTCCCGTTCGACACGACGCTCGCCGCGGCCAAGCTGGTCTTCAGTGGCGTGGTCGAGAAGTACCCGCGGATCTCCTGGGTGCTCTCGCACCTCGGCGGCGCGATACCCTACATCGCGGAGCGGCTGGACCGCGGGTATCACGCGTTCCGCGATTGCCGCGCGCACATCGGCCGTCCGCCTAGCGAGTACCTCAAGCGGTTCTACTACGACACGGTGAATTTCGACCCGGGGGCGCTCCGGCTGGCGATCGAGTTTGCGGGCGCGGAGCACATCCTCGCGGGCAGCGACTATCCGCATCAGATCGGCAGCATCCCGTCGATGCTGGAGAGCATCCGGGGGCTTCCGCTCTCGGAGGGAGAGAAGGCGGCGATCCTGGGAGGGAACGCAGCGCGGCTGCTCGCGCTTCGCGACGAGAACTGA
- a CDS encoding amino acid permease: MTVNYCMPSAAVELRRSIGPVRATAMVVGTILGASIFVQPSVIGAQVPSVGGVFAAWAAAGALTLAGALICAELASAFPRSGGVYVFLKESYGPALGFLWGWAMLWSMHSGIVAAIAVVFSRYVGHFVPMGPALNRAVAIGAILTLSAINLLGVRQGSSLQTGLTIAKVVAVIGIVAIGVALGGRVPEHFVAPPNAGATAGGFILAVGAGLFAFGGWHMVTYASDETLAPERTMPRALVLGTLLVTACYIALNAVYLYVLPLDVMTASSRVAADAADVLLGSGGADVMAGVVILSTLGALSGIVLAGPRVYYAMAQDGLVFRWFGDVHPTFRTPHRAILLQAVWSSVLVATGTYAQLFSRVIYTEWIFFALMAAGLLILRRRKDYVPRYTAWGFSVVPVIFIVAAVAVAVRQIVSAPLDSLIGLAVVAAGLPVYFVWARRPRAGG; the protein is encoded by the coding sequence ATGACCGTAAACTACTGCATGCCGTCCGCCGCGGTCGAGCTTCGCCGCTCCATCGGCCCAGTGCGCGCCACCGCCATGGTGGTGGGGACGATCCTGGGCGCGTCCATATTCGTGCAGCCGTCGGTGATCGGCGCGCAAGTGCCGAGCGTGGGCGGGGTCTTCGCGGCGTGGGCCGCCGCGGGCGCGCTCACCCTGGCGGGCGCGCTCATCTGCGCGGAGTTGGCGTCCGCGTTCCCCCGGAGCGGCGGCGTCTACGTCTTCCTCAAGGAGTCGTACGGGCCCGCGCTCGGCTTTCTATGGGGCTGGGCGATGCTCTGGAGCATGCACTCCGGGATAGTCGCCGCGATCGCCGTCGTCTTCAGCCGCTATGTCGGGCACTTCGTGCCGATGGGACCGGCCCTGAACCGCGCCGTAGCCATCGGCGCGATCCTCACCCTCTCCGCCATCAATCTCCTCGGCGTTAGGCAGGGTAGTTCGCTGCAGACCGGCCTAACGATCGCCAAGGTGGTCGCCGTCATCGGCATCGTGGCGATCGGAGTAGCGCTGGGCGGCCGCGTGCCGGAGCACTTCGTGGCGCCGCCTAACGCGGGCGCCACGGCCGGCGGGTTCATACTCGCGGTCGGCGCCGGCCTCTTCGCCTTCGGCGGATGGCACATGGTGACGTACGCCAGCGACGAGACGCTGGCGCCCGAGCGCACGATGCCGCGCGCCCTCGTCTTGGGTACGCTGCTGGTGACCGCGTGCTACATCGCCCTCAACGCCGTCTACCTCTACGTGCTGCCGCTCGACGTGATGACCGCCTCGTCCAGGGTGGCCGCCGACGCGGCAGACGTGCTGCTCGGCTCAGGCGGCGCGGACGTCATGGCCGGTGTCGTCATCCTCTCCACGCTGGGCGCGCTCTCCGGGATCGTCCTAGCGGGCCCGCGGGTCTATTACGCGATGGCGCAGGACGGGCTGGTCTTCCGCTGGTTCGGCGACGTCCACCCGACCTTCCGAACGCCGCACCGCGCCATCCTTCTCCAGGCGGTCTGGTCGTCGGTGCTGGTGGCGACGGGGACGTACGCGCAGCTCTTCTCGCGAGTGATCTACACCGAGTGGATATTCTTCGCGTTGATGGCGGCCGGCCTCCTGATACTCAGGCGGCGGAAGGACTACGTGCCACGCTACACTGCGTGGGGCTTCTCCGTGGTACCGGTCATCTTCATCGTCGCGGCGGTGGCGGTCGCCGTTAGGCAGATCGTCTCGGCGCCGCTCGACAGCCTCATCGGCCTCGCGGTCGTGGCGGCGGGGCTGCCGGTCTACTTCGTCTGGGCGCGCCGACCGCGCGCCGGAGGGTGA
- a CDS encoding TldD/PmbA family protein: protein MIEKTLELASRRATAADAILRDESQLTLKFESGRLKENALHQEAGLNLRVFTDGRYGVAGTTDLAGIEDVVSRAFASAEQGDALTFELPRAQPVPGLSCFDDRAAGMDVASLAAIGRSVVERLSRPGWQVNASMDRSVETTTFANTTGQSFTYRATAVSVSAEVVRVSGDDVLMVYDDASSNGIPDDAELARIVTSILTRMERAERIVEPPEGKLPVLFTPNGSAAVFMPLRQALSGKSVLQGVSPLGGKLGEVLFDSALTLFDDPLVPGRVGSRPADDEGVPSRRLSLVERGTVRAFVYDLETAARAKTASTGHGRRGTFGKPGISYSNLVMDVGALDEAALLKEVGHGLIVDELIGVGQGNVVGGAFSHPVALAFRVDGGEITGRVKDAAVAGNGYELLKRIRAIGKDAKWNGGTRLVPPIVIDAVNVARR from the coding sequence ATGATCGAGAAAACGCTGGAGCTGGCCTCGAGGCGCGCTACCGCGGCGGACGCTATCCTCCGCGACGAGTCGCAGCTCACGCTGAAGTTCGAATCCGGCCGCCTCAAGGAGAACGCACTCCATCAGGAAGCCGGCCTCAACCTCCGCGTATTCACCGACGGCCGCTACGGCGTCGCGGGAACCACCGACCTCGCCGGCATCGAGGACGTCGTGTCGCGCGCCTTCGCCTCGGCGGAGCAGGGCGACGCGCTCACGTTCGAGCTGCCTCGGGCCCAGCCGGTCCCCGGCCTGTCCTGCTTCGACGACCGCGCGGCCGGCATGGACGTCGCGTCGCTCGCGGCGATCGGCCGGAGCGTAGTGGAGCGCCTGTCCAGGCCGGGCTGGCAGGTGAACGCGTCAATGGACCGCTCCGTCGAGACCACGACCTTCGCCAACACCACGGGTCAGTCGTTCACCTATCGCGCCACGGCGGTGAGCGTCTCGGCGGAAGTCGTGCGCGTGTCCGGCGACGACGTGCTCATGGTGTACGACGACGCTTCCTCGAACGGCATTCCCGATGACGCCGAGCTGGCGCGCATCGTGACCAGCATCCTGACGCGCATGGAGCGCGCCGAGCGCATCGTGGAGCCGCCGGAGGGCAAGCTTCCGGTGCTCTTCACGCCGAACGGGAGCGCCGCGGTGTTCATGCCGCTGCGCCAGGCGCTTTCCGGCAAGTCGGTGCTCCAGGGAGTCTCACCGCTGGGCGGGAAGCTCGGCGAAGTGCTTTTCGACTCGGCGCTGACGCTGTTCGACGACCCGCTCGTGCCGGGCCGGGTGGGGAGCCGTCCAGCGGACGACGAGGGAGTCCCCTCGCGCCGGCTTTCGCTGGTCGAACGCGGCACGGTGCGCGCGTTCGTCTACGACCTCGAGACCGCGGCGCGCGCCAAGACGGCGTCCACGGGCCACGGCCGCCGCGGGACGTTCGGGAAGCCCGGCATCAGCTACTCGAACCTGGTGATGGACGTCGGCGCGCTCGACGAGGCGGCGCTGCTGAAGGAGGTCGGCCACGGCCTCATCGTGGACGAGTTGATCGGGGTAGGGCAGGGGAACGTCGTGGGCGGCGCGTTCTCGCATCCGGTCGCGCTGGCGTTCCGGGTGGACGGCGGCGAGATCACCGGCCGCGTGAAGGACGCCGCGGTCGCCGGGAACGGTTATGAGCTGCTGAAGCGGATCCGCGCGATCGGGAAGGACGCGAAATGGAACGGGGGCACCCGACTGGTGCCCCCGATAGTCATTGATGCTGTGAACGTCGCTCGCCGCTGA
- a CDS encoding ATP-binding protein: MLWLLALVPAFLLAYYRGWRGVSLAFGAGMAVLVITQLGATLTDRPPADSPLLLLVIAAYVGITLGIGWLTEMLRDVVELQRREEEFRRLAKALETMQVGVTITDTAGRILYANPADARQHGYAVAEVIGQDVGIFASGGSRKPLTPEQLRRLSSWRRESSNVRRDGSGFPVHLRSDVVLGRDGEPIGVVTTCEDITDRRASQERLQEAYGRLRQSHVDLQAAQLQLIEVEKLESVGRLAAGVAHEVKNPLMTLLTGVKYLSTFRPGNDPEVTQLLDDMRDAVLRADAVIRGLLDFSAPHALALTPQSLNAVVERALPLLKHEAERAQVVLSRELAHDLPEIALDGFKIQQVLINLITNAAHATPPGGRITVRTSFRPLMLMSGVAGTPVGAEFQSRDSAVFVEVDDTGSGIPPAQLGKVFDPFFTTKPTGKGTGLGLSVARQIVELHGGTLHLDNRPEGGVRATLVFKCNAQEGNDGKEANSAG, encoded by the coding sequence ATGCTCTGGCTGCTGGCATTGGTGCCCGCGTTCCTGTTGGCGTATTACCGCGGATGGCGGGGTGTCAGCCTGGCATTCGGAGCGGGGATGGCCGTGCTGGTGATCACGCAGCTGGGCGCCACGCTGACCGATCGCCCGCCGGCAGACTCTCCGCTCCTGCTCCTCGTGATCGCGGCCTACGTTGGCATTACGCTGGGAATCGGCTGGCTCACCGAGATGCTCCGCGACGTCGTCGAGCTGCAGCGCCGCGAAGAAGAGTTCCGTCGTCTGGCCAAGGCGCTTGAGACGATGCAGGTGGGCGTGACGATCACCGATACAGCCGGGCGGATCCTCTACGCCAACCCGGCCGACGCGCGGCAGCACGGGTATGCTGTCGCCGAGGTCATCGGGCAGGACGTAGGCATCTTTGCCTCGGGCGGCTCGCGGAAGCCGCTGACCCCCGAACAACTGCGCCGTCTCTCGAGCTGGAGGCGCGAGAGCAGCAATGTGCGCCGGGATGGCAGCGGTTTTCCGGTGCACCTGCGCTCGGACGTGGTGCTCGGCCGGGATGGGGAGCCGATCGGCGTGGTGACCACGTGCGAGGATATCACCGATCGCCGGGCGTCACAGGAAAGGCTGCAGGAGGCGTACGGGCGGCTGCGCCAGTCGCACGTCGATCTTCAGGCCGCGCAATTGCAGCTGATCGAAGTGGAAAAGCTGGAATCGGTTGGGCGCCTCGCCGCCGGCGTAGCGCACGAAGTTAAGAACCCGTTGATGACGTTGCTCACGGGCGTGAAGTACCTGTCCACCTTCCGGCCGGGGAACGACCCGGAGGTGACGCAGTTACTGGACGACATGCGGGATGCCGTGCTGCGCGCGGACGCCGTCATCAGGGGTTTGCTAGATTTTTCGGCGCCTCACGCCCTTGCCCTCACGCCGCAGAGCCTGAACGCCGTGGTCGAGCGGGCGCTGCCGCTATTGAAGCACGAAGCGGAACGGGCACAGGTGGTGCTGTCGCGCGAACTCGCGCACGACCTCCCCGAGATCGCGCTGGATGGGTTCAAGATCCAGCAGGTCCTGATCAACCTGATCACCAACGCGGCCCATGCGACCCCGCCGGGCGGCCGGATCACCGTCCGTACATCTTTCCGGCCACTGATGCTGATGAGCGGAGTGGCGGGAACTCCGGTCGGCGCCGAGTTTCAGAGTCGGGATTCGGCGGTGTTCGTCGAGGTGGATGACACGGGGAGCGGGATTCCCCCTGCCCAGCTCGGCAAGGTCTTCGACCCGTTCTTCACGACCAAGCCGACGGGGAAGGGAACAGGGCTGGGGCTGTCGGTCGCTCGGCAAATCGTGGAGCTGCACGGGGGCACGCTGCACCTGGACAATCGGCCGGAAGGCGGGGTCCGGGCCACGCTGGTATTCAAATGCAACGCCCAGGAGGGCAACGATGGCAAAGAAGCGAATTCTGCTGGTTGA
- a CDS encoding DUF1684 domain-containing protein — translation MLLLCLPAALAAQTPPDLARERSEFAAWLARAPNSPYAAVSLSPARYGPIRNATPPRFYAFSATAEVTGPIARPARPRTQRMLTLDGVEVEATDAGTFDVRWGGRVTSLRVYRVPVPGTEESELTIYFRDSTNAHGTYPAGRFVTLIPLPDSRYRVDFNRARNPFCAYSSVYPCPIPWPGNEIPAKVEAGERYQAHDDRPVRARP, via the coding sequence TTGCTGCTTCTCTGCCTTCCGGCGGCCCTCGCCGCCCAGACGCCGCCCGATCTCGCGCGCGAGCGATCCGAGTTCGCGGCCTGGCTGGCGCGGGCGCCGAACTCGCCCTACGCGGCGGTCTCGCTCTCGCCGGCACGCTACGGCCCCATCCGCAACGCCACCCCTCCACGCTTCTATGCATTCTCGGCAACGGCCGAAGTGACGGGACCGATAGCGCGGCCAGCGCGCCCGCGCACCCAACGGATGCTCACGCTCGACGGCGTAGAGGTAGAGGCCACCGACGCAGGCACGTTCGACGTGCGTTGGGGCGGACGGGTGACGAGCTTGCGCGTCTACCGCGTCCCCGTGCCGGGCACCGAGGAATCGGAGTTGACCATCTACTTCCGCGACAGCACCAACGCGCACGGCACCTACCCCGCCGGACGCTTCGTCACGCTCATCCCGCTCCCCGACAGCCGCTACCGCGTGGACTTCAACCGCGCGCGCAACCCGTTCTGTGCCTACAGCAGCGTGTATCCCTGCCCGATCCCCTGGCCGGGGAACGAGATCCCGGCCAAGGTCGAGGCCGGCGAGCGGTACCAAGCGCACGACGACCGCCCCGTGCGAGCTCGCCCGTGA
- the iadA gene encoding beta-aspartyl-peptidase gives MLELLLNAEVYTPEPLGRRHVLVAAGKVVWIGTDIPKLPASLGVAECDLAGKRLIPGLIDCHVHVTGGGGEAGPHTRVPPVPLSSFTAGGTTTVVGVLGTDDVTRDTASLLAATRALGAEGITAYCHTGGYHIPPVTLTGSVRGDIVNVDRIIGVGEIALSDHRSSQPRPDEVQKLAAEAHVAGMMSGKAGIAHFHIGDGPRGLDLLRRALDRSEIPARVFNPTHVNRRRALFDEALALAGRGCTIDITAFPVREGEDAWSAEEALLRYLDAGLPAQLVTVSSDGGGCLANFDSEGRLTKSEIGEPGILARTLKSLLRTGNALERVLPPFTSNVARLLRLTDKGRIAVGADADLVVLDTKGDVTDVMALGRWHVKDGKQAVRGTFEGAGS, from the coding sequence ATGCTCGAACTCCTGCTGAACGCCGAGGTCTACACCCCGGAGCCATTGGGCCGCCGACACGTCCTCGTGGCCGCGGGCAAGGTGGTGTGGATCGGCACGGACATCCCGAAGCTCCCGGCATCGCTTGGCGTCGCCGAGTGCGACTTGGCGGGCAAGCGGCTGATCCCGGGCCTCATCGACTGTCACGTGCACGTCACGGGCGGCGGCGGCGAGGCAGGCCCGCACACCCGCGTCCCACCCGTGCCCCTCAGCAGCTTCACCGCCGGAGGCACCACGACCGTCGTCGGCGTCCTTGGCACCGACGACGTCACCCGTGACACCGCCTCGCTCCTCGCCGCGACGCGCGCCCTTGGTGCCGAAGGCATCACCGCGTACTGTCACACGGGCGGCTACCACATCCCACCCGTTACGCTCACCGGCTCCGTCCGCGGCGACATCGTGAACGTGGACCGCATCATCGGCGTCGGCGAGATCGCGCTGAGCGACCACCGCTCGAGCCAGCCCCGGCCGGACGAGGTGCAGAAGCTCGCCGCCGAGGCCCATGTCGCGGGGATGATGTCCGGGAAGGCCGGCATCGCCCACTTCCACATCGGCGACGGGCCGCGCGGGCTCGACCTGCTGCGGCGCGCCCTCGACCGGAGCGAGATCCCGGCCCGTGTCTTCAATCCGACTCACGTGAACCGGCGCCGGGCCCTCTTCGACGAAGCGCTCGCACTCGCGGGACGCGGCTGCACCATCGACATCACGGCCTTCCCCGTCCGCGAGGGGGAAGACGCGTGGAGTGCCGAGGAAGCGCTGCTCCGCTACCTCGACGCCGGCCTTCCCGCCCAGCTCGTCACCGTCAGCTCCGACGGCGGCGGCTGCCTCGCGAACTTCGATAGTGAGGGCCGCCTCACGAAATCCGAGATCGGCGAGCCGGGGATCCTGGCGCGCACGCTGAAGTCGCTGCTCCGCACCGGCAACGCGCTGGAGCGCGTGCTGCCGCCCTTCACCTCGAACGTGGCGCGCCTGCTCCGCCTCACGGACAAGGGGCGCATCGCCGTCGGCGCCGACGCCGACCTCGTGGTTCTCGACACGAAAGGAGACGTGACGGACGTGATGGCCCTGGGACGGTGGCACGTGAAGGACGGAAAGCAGGCGGTCCGCGGCACATTCGAGGGGGCGGGCTCGTGA
- a CDS encoding DNA-3-methyladenine glycosylase I, with translation MATRDAGAVIRCGWCEKSDLYRAYHDTEWGVPLHDDRRHFEFILLDGAQAGLSWETILKKREAYRDAFDGFDPERVARYPAARIAKLLRTPGIVRNRLKVAGAVKNARVFLAVQERFGGFDGYIWGFVGGQPKQNRWRKLGQVPASTTQSEAMSTDLRKRGFTFVGPTICYAYMQAAGMVNDHLTSCFRHVQVATHAVARLRHNSRTAGPASE, from the coding sequence GTGGCAACACGCGACGCCGGGGCGGTCATCCGCTGCGGGTGGTGCGAGAAGTCGGACCTCTATCGCGCCTACCACGACACCGAGTGGGGCGTGCCGCTGCACGACGACCGCCGGCACTTCGAGTTCATCCTGCTCGACGGCGCGCAGGCCGGGCTCTCGTGGGAGACGATCCTCAAGAAGCGCGAGGCCTACCGCGACGCGTTCGACGGCTTCGATCCGGAGCGAGTCGCCCGCTACCCGGCGGCGCGCATCGCCAAGTTGCTCCGCACCCCCGGCATCGTCCGCAACCGCTTGAAGGTCGCGGGCGCGGTCAAGAACGCGCGAGTGTTTCTCGCCGTTCAGGAGCGGTTCGGCGGCTTCGACGGCTATATCTGGGGCTTCGTGGGCGGGCAGCCGAAGCAGAACCGGTGGCGCAAGCTGGGGCAGGTCCCGGCCTCGACCACGCAGTCGGAAGCGATGAGCACGGACCTCAGGAAACGCGGCTTCACGTTCGTGGGTCCCACGATCTGCTACGCCTACATGCAGGCGGCGGGGATGGTGAACGATCATCTCACGTCGTGCTTTCGTCATGTCCAAGTGGCAACCCATGCCGTAGCCCGTCTTCGTCACAACTCCCGTACCGCCGGCCCGGCGAGCGAGTAG
- a CDS encoding response regulator: MAKKRILLVDDEAIVTRTLKLYLEATGAYEVRTENHGRQAVATARNFEPDLIMLDLIMPDTDGATIASELKADALLKSVPIVFLTALVSRKEVGHEGKDIGGHPFLAKPVDPEKIIECIERQLSPKAQ; this comes from the coding sequence ATGGCAAAGAAGCGAATTCTGCTGGTTGACGACGAGGCGATCGTGACCCGGACGCTCAAGCTGTATCTGGAGGCGACCGGGGCTTACGAGGTGCGGACGGAAAACCACGGACGCCAGGCCGTCGCCACGGCGCGAAACTTCGAGCCCGATCTGATCATGCTCGACCTCATCATGCCCGACACTGACGGCGCGACCATAGCGTCAGAACTCAAGGCGGATGCGCTGCTGAAGAGTGTGCCCATCGTCTTCCTGACCGCCCTCGTGTCAAGGAAGGAAGTGGGGCATGAGGGAAAAGACATCGGCGGGCATCCCTTTCTCGCCAAGCCGGTCGATCCCGAGAAGATCATCGAGTGCATTGAACGGCAACTGTCGCCGAAGGCTCAATGA